DNA sequence from the Rhodospirillales bacterium genome:
CGCTCGCCGCGGCACTTTTCAAAGCCGATCTCGTCGACCGTATGGCTTGGTTTCACGCTCCCGCCGTGCTCGGCGGCGAGGGCCGCCCGGCGGTCGGGGAAATGGCGATCGCCGCGCTTGCCCACATGCCGCGTTTCGAGCCGGTCGCCCGCACCGCCGTCGGCGACGACGGTCTTGTCACGTTCCGCCGTTCGGGCCGATAACAGAGCCATGTTCACCGGCATCGTCAGCGACCTCGGCCGCGTGCGGGCGATCAAGCCCGGCGTCATGCCGCCAGGCATGCGTTCGCATGACGCGCGCTACGAATTCGAGACCGGATACGACACGGCGACGCTCGCGCTCGGCGCCTCGGTCTGCTGTTCGGGCGCGTGCCTGACCGTCATCGACAAGGGGCCGGGCTGGTTCGCGGCGACGGTGTCGGCCGAAACGCTCGCGCGCACCACGCTGGGGCGCTGGCGCGCGGGAACCCCGGTCAATTTCGAGCGCGCGCTGCGCGCCGGCGACGAGTTGGGCGGGCACATCGTCACCGGCCACGTCGACGGGGTCGCCGAGCTGACATCCGCGCGGGAGGAGGGGGGGTCGCTCCGCCTCGTCTTCGCCCCGCCCGCGCATTTGGCGCGCTTCATCGCCGCCAAGGGCTCCGTCGCCCTCGACGGCGTTTCGCTCACCGTCAACGAGGTCGCCGCGACCGGCTTCGGCATCAATCTCATTCCGCACACCCGCGTGGCGACCACGCTCGGCGCGCTCGCGCCCGGCGATGCGGTCAACCTGGAAATAGATCCCCTCGCACGGTATGTTGCGCGCCTCCTGGGCAGAGAGTAGCGGCCATGCCGTACCGGCAATACCTGTCGTCGATCGAGGAAATCATCGAGGAGGCCCGCAACGGCCGCATGTTCATCCTCGTCGACGACGAAGAACGCGAGAACGAGGGCGACCTCGTCATTCCGGCGCAAATGGCGACGCCGGAATCGGTCAACTTCATGGCCAAGTACGGGCGCGGCCTGATTTGCCTTTCGCTCACGTCGCGGCGCGTCGCCGAACTGCAACTGCCGGCGATGGCGCGCCACAACGCCTCGCGCCACCAGACCGCGTTCACGGTGTCGATCGAAGCGCGCGAAGGCGTCACCACCGGCATTTCCGCCTCCGACCGCGCCCGCACCATCGCTGTCGCCATCGACCCGACCAAGGGTCCCGCCGACCTCGCCACGCCCGGCCACGTGTTCCCGCTGGAAGCGCGCGATGGCGGCGTGCTGGTGCGCGCCGGCCACACCGAGGCCACGGTCGATATTTCCCGGCTGGCCGGTCTCAACCCCTCGGCCGTGATCTGCGAGATCATGAACGAGGACGGCACCATGGCGCGCATGCCCGACCTGGTCGCCTTCGCCCAGCGCCATAATCTCAAGATCGCGACCATCGCCGACCTGATCGCCCATCGCCTCCGCCACGACCGCATCGTCGAACGGACGATCGAGTCCGAATTCGAGAGCATCTATGGCGGTAAGTTCCGCATGCTGGTCTACGTCAACAAAGTCGCTTATGCCGAGCACATCGCGCTGGTCAAAGGCGACATCGCGGCGGACGGGCCGGTGCCGGTGCGGATGCACGCCCTCAACGTGCTCGATGACGTGCTCGGCGACACCGCTGCCGGCAAGGCCGAAGACTTGCACCGTGCCATGCGCCTGATCGGCAAGGAAGGACGCGGCGTCATCGTTTTGATCCGCGAACCGCATCGCGCCGCACTGTCCGACCGAGTGCGGGCGAAAAAGGACAATGTCATGCCGCAGGGCACGGAACTGCGCGACTACGGTGTCGGTGCGCAAATTCTGCTCGATCTCGGCGTCAAGGAAATGACGCTGCTGTCCAACACCAAGCGTACCCTGATCGGTTTCGAGGGCTGGGGGCTTTCGATCGCCGGGCAGCGGCCGCTGCGGGACAAGGAGGCATAACCATGACCCGCGCCGCCAACCGCCCGCGTCCCCGCGACCGCAAGAAGAGACCCTTGCCCGTCCTGATCGTCGAATCGCGCTATTACCCGGAGATCGCCGACGATCTCGCGCGCGGCGCGGGCGCGGCGCTGGAGAAGGCCGGCGTTCCTTACGAACGACTCGCGGTCTCCGGGGTTTTCGAAATTCCGGCCGCGATCCGCCTGATCGCGCGCTCGCGTCGGGGGCGGGGTATCGGCGGCTATCTCGCGCTCGGTTGCGTCATTCGCGGCGAAACCGACCATTACGACCACATTTGCCGCGAAGCGAGCCGCGCCCTGATGGACCTGACGACCGAGCATGGGCTTGCCGTCGGCTTCGGCATTTTGACTTGCCCGACCGCCGAACACGCCCGCGTGCGCGCCGCGCCGGACAAGAAGAACAAGGGAGCCGAAGCGGCCAAGGCCTGCCTCGATATAATGGCGTTGAAATCGGAGCTGTGATGCGTACCCCGTCACCCCGCGGCGCAGGCCGACCGAAAGATAAATCGGGCGCATCCACGCCCGGCGGACGCCGCAGCGCCACTCGGCTCGCCGCCGTGCAAGCGCTTTACGAAATCGAATTCACCGGCATTCCGACCGAAGGCGTGCTCAAGGAATTTCTCGCACGGCGCTGGGCCCTGACCGAAACCCACGTCGGCGCCGACGAAGAGGGAGCGGCGCCGGAACCTCTGGTCACGCCCGACCTTGCGTTTCTCGGCGAGCTGATCGGCGGCACGCAACGCCGAAAGAAGGATTTGGACCAGGCGATTCAAGGCGCGCTTGCCCCGGACGGCACTCCGTTCGAGCGCCTGGAGCCCTTGTTGCGCGCGATCCTGCGACTCGGAGCCTTCGAACTGGCCGAACGGCCGGACGTCGACGCCGCCACGGTCATCGACGAATACGTCGAGTTGGCGCGTGCTTTTTTCACCGGGCGGGAACCGGCGCTCGTCAACGGCGTGCTCGACCGGTTGGCGCGCGAACTGCGTGGCGGAGCATCCCATGGCGCGGGCAAGACGGCAGGCGCCGGATGAGTTCGCGCTGATCGCGCGCTACTTCCGTCCGCTCGCGACGGAAGAAAAGGGCGCGTTCGCGCTCACCGACGACGCCGCCGTGCTCGAATTGCCCCGAAACACGCGCCTAGTCGCCACCACCGATTGTCTGATCGAGGGCGTTCATTTCCCCCAAGACGCCGCGCCCGAGGACATCGCGCCCAAGCTTTTACGCGTCAATCTGTCCGACCTCGCCGCCATGGGCGCTGAACCGCGATGGTATCTGCTGGCGGCCGGATTTGCGCGCGGCACGACGGCGGCGTGGATCGGGCGATTTGCCCGTGCACTCCGACGCGAGCAACGAAAATTCGGCATCACGCTTGCCGGCGGCGACACGGTGGCCGCCCCCGGACGCGCGTGTTTCACCGTCACCGCGCTCGGCGTGACGGAAAAGGGGGGCGGGATTCGCCGCTCCGGCGCACGGGCCGGCGACGACGTCTATGTCTCGGGCGCGATCGGCGACGCCGCGCTCGGACTGCGCGTGTTGCGCGGCGAACTGCGGCTTCCCGCCCGCCATGCCCGTCATCTGCTCGAACGTTACCATCGGCCGACTCCGCGGATCGAGCTTGGCCGGCGCTTGGCGGGCGTGGCACGCGCGGCAATCGATGTGTCGGACGGGCTTATCGCCGATCTCGGCCATATCTGCGAAGCTTCCCGTCTCGGGGCGATCGTCGACGGGAAAGCCGTTCCGCTCTCGCCCGCGGGCCGGGCCGCGCTCCGCGCCAAACCCGAGTGGTTCGAGCATGTCCTTGCCGGCGGCGACGACTACGAGCTTGTTTTCACGGCTCCAGCCGCGCTGCGGTCCCGTATCCGGGCGATCGCCCGGGAGCTCCGGGTGCCGCTTACCCGCATCGGGCGGATGGGGCGCGCGGGGAGGCCGGCCGTCCATGTGACCGGCCCCGACGGCCGGGCGATGACCTTGGCGCGCGCGGGTTGGCGTCATTTTTAATTAAGGGGGCTTTTCA
Encoded proteins:
- a CDS encoding riboflavin synthase, which codes for MFTGIVSDLGRVRAIKPGVMPPGMRSHDARYEFETGYDTATLALGASVCCSGACLTVIDKGPGWFAATVSAETLARTTLGRWRAGTPVNFERALRAGDELGGHIVTGHVDGVAELTSAREEGGSLRLVFAPPAHLARFIAAKGSVALDGVSLTVNEVAATGFGINLIPHTRVATTLGALAPGDAVNLEIDPLARYVARLLGRE
- the ribB gene encoding 3,4-dihydroxy-2-butanone-4-phosphate synthase, whose protein sequence is MPYRQYLSSIEEIIEEARNGRMFILVDDEERENEGDLVIPAQMATPESVNFMAKYGRGLICLSLTSRRVAELQLPAMARHNASRHQTAFTVSIEAREGVTTGISASDRARTIAVAIDPTKGPADLATPGHVFPLEARDGGVLVRAGHTEATVDISRLAGLNPSAVICEIMNEDGTMARMPDLVAFAQRHNLKIATIADLIAHRLRHDRIVERTIESEFESIYGGKFRMLVYVNKVAYAEHIALVKGDIAADGPVPVRMHALNVLDDVLGDTAAGKAEDLHRAMRLIGKEGRGVIVLIREPHRAALSDRVRAKKDNVMPQGTELRDYGVGAQILLDLGVKEMTLLSNTKRTLIGFEGWGLSIAGQRPLRDKEA
- the ribH gene encoding 6,7-dimethyl-8-ribityllumazine synthase, producing the protein MTRAANRPRPRDRKKRPLPVLIVESRYYPEIADDLARGAGAALEKAGVPYERLAVSGVFEIPAAIRLIARSRRGRGIGGYLALGCVIRGETDHYDHICREASRALMDLTTEHGLAVGFGILTCPTAEHARVRAAPDKKNKGAEAAKACLDIMALKSEL
- the nusB gene encoding transcription antitermination factor NusB, which codes for MRTPSPRGAGRPKDKSGASTPGGRRSATRLAAVQALYEIEFTGIPTEGVLKEFLARRWALTETHVGADEEGAAPEPLVTPDLAFLGELIGGTQRRKKDLDQAIQGALAPDGTPFERLEPLLRAILRLGAFELAERPDVDAATVIDEYVELARAFFTGREPALVNGVLDRLARELRGGASHGAGKTAGAG
- the thiL gene encoding thiamine-phosphate kinase translates to MARARRQAPDEFALIARYFRPLATEEKGAFALTDDAAVLELPRNTRLVATTDCLIEGVHFPQDAAPEDIAPKLLRVNLSDLAAMGAEPRWYLLAAGFARGTTAAWIGRFARALRREQRKFGITLAGGDTVAAPGRACFTVTALGVTEKGGGIRRSGARAGDDVYVSGAIGDAALGLRVLRGELRLPARHARHLLERYHRPTPRIELGRRLAGVARAAIDVSDGLIADLGHICEASRLGAIVDGKAVPLSPAGRAALRAKPEWFEHVLAGGDDYELVFTAPAALRSRIRAIARELRVPLTRIGRMGRAGRPAVHVTGPDGRAMTLARAGWRHF